In Streptococcus sp. SN-1, a single genomic region encodes these proteins:
- a CDS encoding lipopolysaccharide biosynthesis protein has translation MKKILNKYYSLSNPVKASIWFTICNVLQKGISMITVPVFTRLLTTEQYGVYSVYQSWYSIIGVFATLNLYYGVFNNGMVKYEKDKNAFTSSMQGLTTTVTAIFLVIYLIGIDFWNSLLGLPTLLILVMFFDLFFTPAYSFWAARQRFEYQYRNLVFITFIIVIGSPIIGISSVVLSTYKAEARVISFVLVQSCIGLYFYVLNLYRGKYFFCKKYWLYALNFNLPLIPHYLSQSVLNQSDRIMINSMVGMGEAAIYSVAYSISTLMVLVTSAINSSFIPYTYKCIRDKKYTELGKSANLLITLVGIGSILTISLGPEIIQLFAPKQYYEAIWIIPPVALSVYFMFLYPIFGNIEFYFEANHFVMWASIGGAIMNIFLNFIFIKHFGYIAAGYTTLFCYILFALGHYIFMRRVLYQNLSGIQIYDSRYIFFFSFLLLILMLLIVIIYPFVLIRYIAISLILGGCFLKRRKIMSSIVMIKKQ, from the coding sequence ATGAAAAAAATATTAAATAAGTATTATTCTTTATCTAATCCTGTAAAAGCTTCAATTTGGTTTACTATTTGCAATGTTCTTCAAAAAGGAATTTCAATGATTACTGTTCCAGTTTTTACTAGATTATTGACAACGGAACAATATGGTGTATACTCTGTATATCAATCATGGTATTCAATAATTGGAGTTTTTGCAACACTAAACCTATATTATGGAGTCTTTAATAATGGAATGGTTAAATACGAGAAAGATAAAAACGCCTTTACTTCCTCTATGCAGGGACTAACAACAACAGTTACAGCTATATTTTTAGTGATATATTTAATAGGGATTGATTTTTGGAACTCGTTGTTAGGTTTACCTACGCTACTAATCTTAGTGATGTTCTTTGATTTGTTTTTTACTCCTGCTTATTCTTTTTGGGCTGCGCGTCAGAGATTTGAATATCAATATCGAAACTTAGTATTTATCACATTTATTATAGTGATTGGAAGCCCTATTATTGGTATTTCTTCAGTTGTTTTATCGACTTATAAAGCGGAGGCTAGAGTTATCTCATTTGTGTTAGTTCAATCTTGTATAGGATTATATTTCTATGTTTTGAACCTTTACCGAGGTAAATATTTTTTTTGTAAAAAATATTGGCTCTATGCTTTGAATTTTAATTTACCTCTTATTCCTCATTATTTATCGCAATCAGTTTTAAACCAATCGGATAGAATAATGATTAATTCAATGGTAGGAATGGGAGAAGCAGCTATTTATAGTGTTGCTTACAGCATATCAACTTTGATGGTTTTAGTGACAAGTGCTATAAACAGCTCTTTTATTCCTTACACATATAAGTGTATTCGAGATAAGAAATATACTGAACTAGGGAAAAGTGCAAATCTTTTAATTACTCTGGTAGGCATTGGTTCGATTTTAACTATTTCTCTTGGACCAGAAATCATTCAATTATTTGCACCAAAACAATATTACGAAGCAATATGGATTATTCCTCCAGTTGCTCTTTCAGTTTATTTCATGTTCTTATATCCCATTTTTGGTAACATTGAGTTTTACTTTGAAGCAAATCATTTTGTAATGTGGGCTTCAATAGGTGGAGCAATTATGAATATTTTTTTGAATTTTATTTTTATAAAACACTTTGGCTATATTGCGGCAGGCTATACAACTTTATTCTGTTATATTTTATTTGCGTTGGGACATTACATTTTTATGAGAAGAGTATTGTATCAGAATCTTTCGGGTATCCAAATTTATGATTCTCGATATATTTTCTTTTTTTCGTTTCTTCTTCTGATTCTAATGCTACTAATCGTGATTATTTATCCATTTGTGTTGATTCGTTATATTGCTATCTCACTCATCCTAGGAGGATGTTTTTTAAAGAGGAGAAAGATAATGAGTTCGATAGTCATGATAAAAAAACAGTGA
- the tagD gene encoding glycerol-3-phosphate cytidylyltransferase: MKRVITYGTFDLLHYGHINLLRRAKELGDYLVVVVSSDEFNLIEKNKVCYFNYEHRKSLVEAIRYVDLVIPETSWEQKRSDVKEYHIDTFVMGDDWIGEFDYLKEEGVEVVYLPRTKEISTTKIKKDLSE; this comes from the coding sequence ATGAAAAGAGTAATTACATACGGAACGTTTGATTTGCTTCATTATGGACATATCAATTTATTGCGACGTGCAAAAGAATTAGGTGACTATCTAGTGGTAGTTGTTTCAAGTGATGAATTCAACCTAATTGAAAAAAATAAAGTTTGTTACTTTAATTATGAGCATAGAAAAAGTTTAGTCGAAGCTATTAGATATGTGGATCTTGTTATTCCTGAAACTAGTTGGGAACAAAAACGGAGTGATGTCAAAGAGTATCATATTGATACTTTTGTGATGGGGGATGATTGGATTGGAGAATTTGATTATCTAAAAGAAGAAGGAGTCGAAGTTGTTTACTTACCGCGGACCAAAGAAATTTCGACAACTAAAATAAAAAAAGATTTATCAGAGTAA
- a CDS encoding phosphorylcholine transferase LicD: MTEINKQLHETLIEILDFVKEICEKHELTYFLVYGTALGAKRHCGFIPWDDDVDIALPRDHYNILIDIISKTEQSIFSLQNEENEPNYFLPFAKLRKNNTIFIEKILDVEYENNGIYIDIFPLDFVENPDSFNFKIRKATFNYIKHILKFSSCRSFYKNKYSSVRYLMENIMSIPTLFFSNRRLLFLANNLISSTNKADFIGQYDESSERAIMPSSYYFPPRSAVFEGKTYSVPAKLEDYLKYFYGSDYMELPPIEKRVTHQPIKLRFKK; encoded by the coding sequence ATGACAGAAATAAATAAACAGTTACATGAAACATTAATCGAAATTTTAGACTTTGTAAAAGAAATTTGTGAAAAACATGAATTAACTTATTTTTTGGTCTATGGTACGGCACTCGGTGCAAAACGCCATTGTGGATTTATTCCGTGGGATGACGATGTTGATATTGCGTTGCCACGAGATCACTATAATATATTGATCGACATAATTTCTAAAACGGAACAATCTATATTTAGTCTTCAAAATGAAGAGAACGAGCCGAACTATTTTTTACCATTTGCTAAATTAAGAAAAAATAATACGATTTTTATTGAAAAGATTCTTGATGTTGAATATGAGAATAACGGTATTTACATTGATATTTTTCCACTAGATTTCGTAGAGAATCCGGACTCTTTCAATTTTAAGATCAGGAAAGCTACCTTTAATTATATAAAGCATATTTTAAAATTTTCAAGTTGCAGAAGTTTTTATAAAAATAAATACAGTAGCGTGCGTTATTTGATGGAAAATATTATGAGTATTCCTACCCTGTTTTTTTCAAATAGGAGATTACTATTCTTAGCGAATAATTTAATTTCATCAACGAATAAAGCTGATTTTATTGGTCAATATGATGAAAGTAGCGAAAGAGCTATCATGCCTTCAAGCTATTATTTCCCGCCTAGATCCGCTGTGTTTGAAGGAAAGACTTATAGTGTTCCTGCGAAATTAGAAGATTATTTAAAATATTTTTATGGTTCGGATTATATGGAATTACCACCAATAGAAAAAAGAGTCACTCATCAACCAATAAAACTTAGATTCAAAAAATAA